One window of Theropithecus gelada isolate Dixy chromosome 4, Tgel_1.0, whole genome shotgun sequence genomic DNA carries:
- the LOC112623743 gene encoding olfactory receptor 2B2: MNWVNKSVPQEFILLGFTDQPWLEIPLFVMFLFSYILTIFGNLTIILVLHLHFKLHTPMYFFLSNLSLLDLCYTTSTVPQMLVNICNTRKVISYGGCVAQLFIFLALGSTECLLLAIMSFDRFVAICRPLHYSIVMHQRLCLQLAAASWISGFSNSVLQSTWTLKMPLCGHKEVDHFFCEVPALLKLSCVETTANEAELFFISVLFLLIPVTLVLISYAFIVQAVLRIQSAEGRRKAFGTCGSHLIVVSLFYGTAISMYLQPPSPRSKDRGKMVSLFYGIIAPMLNLLIYTLRNKEVKEAFKRLVARVFLIKK; this comes from the coding sequence ATGAATTGGGTAAATAAGAGTGTTCCACAGGAGTTCATTCTGTTAGGTTTCACAGATCAACCATGGCTAGAGATTCCACTCTTTGTGATGTTTCTGTTTTCCTATATCTTGACAATCTTTGGCAATCTGACAATAATTCTTGTGTTACATTTGCATTTCAAACTCCACACCCCTATGTACTTTTTTCTTAGCAATCTCTCACTCCTGGACCTTTGCTATACCACAAGTACAGTTCCACAAATGCTGGTAAACATATGCAACACCAGAAAAGTAATCAGTTATGGTGGCTGTGTGGCCCAGCTTTTCATTTTCCTGGCCTTGGGTTCCACTGAATGTCTTCTCCTGGCCATCATGTCCTTTGATAGGTTTGTAGCTATTTGTCGGCCTCTACATTATTCAATTGTCATGCACCAGAGGCTCTGCCTCCAGTTGGCAGCTGCATCCTGGATTAGTGGCTTTAGCAATTCAGTATTACAGTCCACCTGGACACTTAAGATGCCACTGTGTGGTCACAAAGAAGTGGATCACTTCTTCTGTGAAGTCCCTGCTCTGCTCAAGTTGTCCTGTGTTGAGACAACAGCAAATGAGGCTGAACTATTCTTCATCAGTGTGCTGTTCCTTCTAATACCCGTGACACTTGTCCTTATATCGTATGCTTTTATTGTCCAAGCAGTGTTGAGAATCCAGTCTGCTGAAGGTCGACGAAAGGCATTTGGGACATGTGGCTCCCATCTAATTGTGGTGTCACTTTTTTATGGTACAGCTATCTCCATGTATCTGCAACCACCTTCACCCCGCTCCAAAGACCGGGGAAAGATGGTTTCTCTCTTCTATGGAATCATTGCACCCATGCTCAATCTCCTTATATATACACTTAGGAACAAAGAGGTAAAGGAAGCCTTTAAAAGGCTGGTTGCAAGAGTCTTCTTAatcaagaaataa